TGCTGTCAAGATATTCCATTTTCCATTTTCAAAGCTGTTTTTGGCCAAATCTTTGAAATTTTCTCTTGCATAATAGGTACATGTTATATCTGGAACCAAATAGATCTTACCACCTGATTTTTTTAGCCGTTTATTGAACTCGATATCTTGATTACGAATAAGCCGTTCATCATAGAGACCAATTTTATTAAAGATCTCTTTCTTATAGCATCCAAAAGGGACAGTATCTACCTCTTGGATCTTTTTTACTCCGCTTCTGAAGGCGCTCCCTACTCCCAATCTGTCGCTTAAAACATTTTTGATGGCATTGGAGGTTTTTGTTTTATTTTTGACTTCGGTAATAACTACTCCGCCTACATTATCCGCATTCAACTTTTTGTGCCAATGAATAAGCTTACTAAAGTAGTCTCTTGGATAGAAGGAGTGAGCATCTAGACGAATAACATACTCCCCTTTTGCATTTTTGATACCTATATTCATCGCAATTGAAACAACTTTTTTAGGATTGTGGAGAAGTTTAAAAAACTGATACTTCTTTTGATACTCTTTTATAATATCTATCGTCTTATCACTACTTCCACCATCAATGAGTAAAACTTCCATTTTATCTTTAGGATACTCTTGCTCAATAATGGAATCCAAACATTTAGCAATATATTTTTCTTCGTTATAAATAGGAATAATAACAGAAATTTTGCTCACCTATTTTCCTTGAAAATAGCATCTATCTTATCTGAAACCATTTTTGGAGTAATCTTATCAAGACACTCAAAAGAGTCTTTGATACACCGAATCCCCCAAATCTTTGAATCAAAACATTCACTCTGACGACAGGAAAGCTCTAAATCGATATAGTGGTTTATCTTCTCATTATAACCACCAATTTCCAATCTATTGGTCATCCCATGAAGAGTCAATGTCTTTTTTTTCAATGCATATCCGATATGCATCAATCCATTGTCATTTCCCACAAGAAGATCCAAATGGTTGATTATCGCTATGGTATCTTTTAAAGATTCATTAACAACTGTAATATTTTTACACTCTCTTAACTGCTTTTTTAAATCCATCTCATCCGGACCAATAAAAACTAAAATATTTTCATCTTGATACTTTTTAAACAACTCCTTATAATTTTCAATACCCCATCTTTTAAATTTCTGATTTTTTCCACTTCCTATTGCAAAACCTAAATTTTTTCTATTTTTATCAATATATTTTTCAATTATTTTCTCATTTTTTCGCAAATAGATATAAGGAGATCGCTTAACCTGGCTTCTATGCAGCAACCTCTTGATGACATCTATATTTTCATCAATTCTATGCCTGTCTTTTCCATTAGATTTGCCAAACCACTCTTTTACACCTAACAAAAGCGCTAGTTTTTGAAGTTTGTTGACATCTGCTCCTACAGTTCCAACAAGATAGTCATATTTTTTAAAATTTTTTAATGCAAAAAAAAGTAAATGAATCTTCTTATCAATAACATAAATATTTTCAAATTTATCCAAACCAGTAAGTATTGTCTTGTTGAGAACAGAATGTAATATTAAATCAATCTCATAGCCATTATCATAAAGCATCTGCATTATAGGCGTAGCCATAATGGTATCACCAATACCGCCATTATGAAAGATTAAAATTTTTTTCACAAAACATCCTTAATAAACTGCAAAAGTTTTTGTGCCTGGTTTTGCCAACTATAGGAAGTAAAATCATAAGAAAACTCTTTTTTTTCAATTCTTTGCATCTTATTTGGAAAATCCTCTATTGGGCAAAAATGAATATAAGGAAGTCTCTTTTGCTCTAAAACTTTTAAAGGCGTAGCAATTACCTGTGCTCCACCCAAACCATATTCTAACGCTTTGATAGGAAAAGCGTTATTTGTAAAATCATTGAGATCAAATGGAATCAAACCAATATCCAAAGTTTTAAAGTAATTTACCACTTCATCTGGAGCAACAGTTCCGATAAAAAGGATATCGTTTTTAAATCTTTTTTTGACATTTCGAAAAAAACTGTTTTTGGAATCACCAACTACTATCATTGCTGTTTGAGAACTTTTTATTTGTATATACGCTTCACACGCTTTTTCTATCCCTGTCCACTCTTCCACACCTCCTATATAGCCAAAAACCTTTTTGTTTTCGAATCCAAACTCTTTTTTTAAAGTTCGCGCTTTTTTAAACTTATCTATATAAACGCCATTTTCGATTGTTATCGTTTTTGGATGAATTTTTTTTACTTTCTCTTCAATCGCTTCAGTGACACACATGACACCTTTTGCATGTTTTATATCCTTTTCAACCTTTTTTACTCTTTTTTCCGTTAAACCAATAGAAATATTTTGGGTCAAATGATCATCAACTAGATCATAAATTACTGGAACTTCAATATTATGCACATCAAATAAAAGAGCATTGGCATTGACTACCACATCTATCTTATATTTTTTAATTGCTTGATTAAGTAAAAAAGTATTAATTTGAGGTGCCAAAGATTCTGGTTTAAAGAGAAGGGGCATAAGAAGAAAATTTTCGTTGAGCAAAAAAGTTTGCAATAGAGTTTTTGTTTGCGAAAATATTTTACTTTTCAATGAGCTATTATCTATATACCAATCTAAAACAATTCCACCGCTATTTTTTGCCAATTCATAAACTCTATTGACAACGTTTTTATTTGGTACATGAGGAATAAAGAGTATTTTCATTGAGTAATCTTTTTTTGTATTTAAGTGCTAATAAGAACATTCCCAAAAAACTTACAATAAAACTGTAAATTACACTTTTTGCATCAAAATGCATTATATAAAACAGTGCAACTACAGACAAAAAAAGTAAAAAGCCAAAAACTCTTACTCTGAGTGCCAAGTCAAATCTATTAAATCCCTTAAGAATATTTAATGAAAAAGTAGTATATGCTAGAAATGGGAGCGTTGGCAAGAGAAGATTAAGCATCTTATAACTTTTTTCATACTCTCTTGGAAAAATAAACTTTACTATGAATGGCGTAAGAAAAAGACTTACAATAATTACTAGAAAAAAGATACTCAAATAAAAAATAAGTTTTCTATCAAACCTTTTGATCTCATCTATCATACCTCGAGCAATAAGTTTGGATATCTCAGGAAATGTAAAACTATTGAGAGGAAAAACAAATATAGAAACCAGTGAAAAAAAGATACTTCTAATAACAACTTGATACTCCGACAAAAAATCTATATCTCGAAAAAGTTTTATAATAATTAATGATGCCAAACTTATTCCTAGCCCACTAAAAAAGTACATTAAAGCCGTTAAGATATTGTTTTTGAAAAAATCTTTCACCTGATTAAAGGTAAATTTTTCATAAGTAAATTTCAATTCAGAGAACTTATAAATAAAAAAGACTTTTATGAGATACGAAAATACAAAAGCAAGAAAAAGGCTATTTAAATCATCCAAAAATGAGCTCAAAATAAAAAAAGATCCAACTAATCCTATTGCCATAAATAGATTTTCAAATAGCATAACCCTATACTGCTTCCATGCGGCATTGAAATAGGAAAAAAATATCGCCAAAGCATTCACAAAAAGCATAATCACTAAATAATAGAGAGGAAAAATTTTATATTCAAAAAAATAGTTATAATAAATAATTTCAAAGCAACAAGTTATAATAAAAAGTCCCCAAAAAGAAATTAAATACCAATAAACAACTCCCTTGAAATACTCTTCATCAAAAGCTTTAACTAGACTATCTTTAAATCCACTAAAAGCCATTACCCCAATAGCAATGAGATCCATAAAAGTATAAAATAAACCTAACTCATGTTTTGATATTTTATAAGAGAGATATATTTTAAATAAAAAATTTATACCCATAACCAAAACAGTGATAAAAGATGAAGAGAGTAAAAGTTTTTTCATTGTATTTTTTTGATTATCGCATAAAACTTAAGAACAAATTGGAAAATCAAAATTGCAAAAGCCATATAGACAAAAATTACATGTTGAAATATTGGATAGAAAAATAATAGCAGTGCTTCTACTTCAATTGTAGATGGAAATGGCTGTATGTGTTTTTCTTTCATAAAAAGAAGATATCTTTTTAGCAAATTTTTCTCATGAGAATTTTCTAAATCTTTTGTAATACTTTTACTTCCTTGATAATAGAGCATATCGTTATATTTGTTTACCAAGCAATTAAAAAAAAGTAACAATAAGAGCACAATCAACAAGTAAACTTGATTAAATTTAAGAAACAAAATCACAAATAAAACAGGAGCTTTTATCCAATCTGTAAAAACATCTAAAAAAGCACCAAATTTTGATGTTTGGTGAGTAACTCTTGCCAATGCACCATCTACTATATCTAAAATATAACTAAATTGATATAAAAAAGCACCTAAAATATAATATTCTTTCCAAAAAGCAATTCCTGCAAAAATAGCAACTATTAAACTTAATAAAGTTACTTGATTTGGAGTAATTTTTGTTTTATTGGCAAGGTATTTAGTGATAATTAACGATATTTTCAAATTTATAATCAAATCCCACCAGTTACGCTGTTTAAAGACTTGTTCAATATGCTTTTTCTCGATTACCATTTGAATATCCTATAAAAATAGAACACTATCCCTAAAGCATATAAAAACACTAGGAATAATAATATTTTTGGATAAAACAGACTTATACTCAAAAATAAAATAACAAAACTCCTATTTAAAAAATAGATAGGTGAAAATATAATTTTTTCTCTTTTATTCAATTTTTCAAATTGCACATGAGAATAAATCAAAATATCTTGAATATACGAATACAACATATTTAAAAATATTAATAAATTACCTGAGGAAAAATTATATCTATAAACAAATACCAATAATATTGCATTTTCTACAATTCTATCTGAGATATTGTCTAAAAAAGTGCCTTTTTTAGACAATTGTTTAGTTGCACGTGCTAACTGTCCATCTACACAATCAAATAAAAAAGATAGATGCAACAATAAAAATGACAGAACTCTATACTCATAAAAAAAAGATGCTGCAGCAAATATGCCTAATAATAAACTTACTGTTGTTATTTGATTTGGAGTCATTTTAGTTTTTGACAAAAGCAATGTCAGTTGATAAGCTATTTTTTGATAAACATAATATGATAAAATATCGGTATACTTAATTATCATTCAAAATGCTTTATAAGTTTATCAACTTCGTATTGGAGTTTTTTCAAATTTTCTATATTAATATCTAAATATTTTTTTAACCTATCTTTTAATAAAGTTGTTGAAATATTATCCGTTCTTTCTAAATATACTACTTGACAATATTGTTGTAAATAATCAAATTTCCCTTTCCAATCACTTCCCATAACAAAAATATTAATATTATATTTTTTAATATCTTCAATTTTTTGCTCCCAACTATTCTCAGGAAATACAAAATCAACATATCTAATACTTTTAACAATCTCTACTCTATCCTCATATGGAATAAAAATATCTTTATTTTTTAGTTTATTAAACTCATCAGTTGATACTCCAACATATAACTCATCTCCCAAAGCTTTAGCTCTTTTTAATAGATTTAAATGACCTATATGAAACATATCAAACGTTCCATACGTTAACACTCGTTGCATAAAACTTTTCCTTTTAGAAAATAGTATCTATTTACAAATCTCTTTCCATTTCCTTCAATAACTTCAATATTTTCTAATTTGAATCCATTTTCTTTCAAAATTTTTTCCCACTCCTTTTCACTATACCATTTCTCTCTAAAAGGGGAATCAAAAGGATACATCCATTTACCTTTGAATTCCAAAATAGGTTTTAATATTCCTAAAATAGAATAAGGATTTCTGTCTCCTATAATTATCTCACCATTATTTTTTAATACTCTTTTAATCTCCTTTAAGGCACTATCAATATAAGTATGTTGTAATACTTCAAAAGCCATTACTACATCAAAAAAATTGTCTTTAAAAGGAATATTATAAACACTACTTTTTAAAATATTTTCTTCTTCAAAGCCAGGATCTAGTCCAAAAAACTCTATATTCTTAAACTCTTTTTGTAGTTCATTTATAATTGCCCCCTTCCCACATCCAACATCAAGCACTTTTATCTTTTTATTTTTTGACAAAATATTCTTTAATCTTCTAATATACTCTTTATCCATATAAGATAAATTATTTGTTACTACATCAGAGAAAATATTGAAAGCATTTTTTACGAAATTTTCTTGTTCAATTTCTTTACTTAAATTTTCATATTCCAACAAAGCATCTATAAAAAACTTATTTGTCCAATTGACAAAATCAAAGCTTCCATATTTTCCCCAAAAAGGAATAGAAGCACTAAATCCGCCTTGCATAATTGAGCTTTTAAGCTGTTTTGCTTTAAGATAAAAAATGGTATTTATCGCACATTTTTTATAATCTTCATCATTAGTTATTTTATAGAGCCTTAAAGCAACTCCAGCCCATTGAGCAAGACCTGTCATACATCTTTCTTTGTTTACACAATTGAAACTACTATCATATTGAGAACATAATATCAAATCTCGATTTAAGTTTATCTCTTTGAAGCGATTTGCATTTTTCAAAATAGCTTCTAAAATCTTTTTATCTCTATTTAATTCAAAAACATCCAATAATCCTTCTAAAACATAAATTAAAGTATGCAAAAATGGTGGTACACCTTCTAAAAAAGAAGAAAGTTGAAAAAAATCATTTCCATCCTGCTTACTTAAAACCCACGCAATACTTTTTAAAGCTGCCTCTTTAATTTTTTCATCATCTGCTAAATTTCCATATATATACATCGCAGCTGCCACGCGCGAATAATAGGTATGAGGCTGCTTATTGTAAGCTACTCTTTTCCAACTACCATCCTTTTCTTGGTTATTTATAAGCCAGTATGCTGCTTTTTTTGCTACTTCTAAATACTTTAGATCTTTCATTTTTTTATACAAAAAATTAAGCCCAATCAAACATTGACCAGTATCAAAAGCAAAGGGCTCGTGATGATCTATTTCACTAAAACTTCCATCTTCATTTTGCACACTTAATAGCCACTCTCCTGCTCTTTTAGCAGATTTTATATAGCTATCTTCTTTTAAATATTCCCCAACTCTCCACATCGATGGTATGAGATACCCGGTCGTTTCAATATAACTTTTATCTCTTCCATCGATGAAGGAGAATTTCCTGCTATATCCACCATCTTCATTTTGCATAAAAAGTAACCAATCAGCAGCCAATTTCAAATGTGTTGTATTGTCAAAAACAGTTTCATCATACAAAGACTCTATAGAAACCTGTAAAATATTTGGATATTTTAAGGTATGTAAAAATCCAAAAATTTTATAAAATTGTTGTTTCAATCAAAAACTCCTTGATCCTCTCACTTGCTTTTCCATCTCCATAGGGATTGCGAGCCATTGCCATCTTCTCATACGCTTGTTTATCATCTATAAGCTGTTGTGCCTCTTTGACTATCTTTTCTTTATCTGTTCCTACTAATTTAACAGTACCAGCTTCCACTGCTTCTGGCCTCTCTGTCGTGTCACGCATAACTAGCACTGGCTTTCCAAGAGATGGTGCCTCTTCTTGTATACCTCCACTATCTGTAATGATAAAATATGATCTGTCCATAAGATAAACAAACTCTTCGTATGATAATGGCTCAATGAGATGGATATTTATGATATTAGAAAGTATCTCTTTTACTGGTTTTTGTACATTTGGATTGAGGTGGACGGGATAGACTATATCGATATCAGGATTTTTCAAAGCGATAGTTTTTAAAGCTTCACATATTTTTTTAAAACCCTCTCCAAAATTTTCTCTCCTATGACTGGTTACAAGAATTATTTTTCTATCATCTTGCAATTTATATTGAGTATTTATAGTATCAAAGATTTTGTATTCGAAATCTTGATTGTTTTTAATTTTATTGAGTGCTAAAAAGAGTGCATCGATAACGGTATTTCCTGTTACTACAATACTTTTTGGATCTTTATTCTCTTTTATAAGATTTTCTCTTGCACTCTTTGTTGGTGCAAAGTGATAGTTAGCTAATACTCCTGTAAGCTCTCTATTTGCCTCTTCTGGCCAAGGTGAATATAGATTGTAAGTTCTAAGACCTGCTTCCACATGTCCTACTTTTATCTTTTGATAAAAGGATGCTAGAGATGCTGCGAATGTTGTAGCAGTATCTCCATGCACTAATACAATATCTGGTTTAAAATCATCTAATACATCTTTCATACGCAAGAGAACACGTGATGTTATATCATAGAGATCTTGACCTGGTTGCATCAGATTTAAATCGTAATTCGGTTCTATCTCAAACAGTGCTAATACTTGATCAAGCATTAGGCGATGTTGTGCTGTCACACAAACCCTTGTTTCAAAGCTTTTTTCTTTTTCTAATACTTTTATTACTGGGGCCATTTTTATAGCCTCTGGACGGGTACCAAATGTTATCAAAATTTTCAATTATTATAGTCTCCTATCAATCACCTCTTTTGCTTTATAGGCCAAATAGTATGGATCTACTCCAATACAGTGTCCTCCCACAAGACCTGGCCGAAATGGCAAGAAATTCCATTTGGTTCCTGCGGCCTCTAAGACATCGAGTGTATCGATATTTAGTTTATCGAAGATGAGTGCCAGTTCATTGACAAAACCTATATTGATATCTCTTTGGGCATTTTCTATCACTTTTGCAGCCTCTGCTACTTTGATGCTTGGTGCTAGATGAGTGCCAGCTGTGATAATACTTTTATAGAGTGCATCCACTTTTTGTGCAATCTCTGGAGTACTGCCGCTTGTTACTTTTTTGATATTTGGTAGACGATGCTCTTTATCTCCTGGATTGATGCGTTCGGGAGAGTAGCCACAGAAAAAGTCTTTATTAAATGTAAGTCCACTTTCACGTTCCAGTTCAGGAACGCATACCTCTTCGGTACATCCTGGAAAGACGGTGCTTTCATAGATAACGATATCCCCTTTTTTAAGGACTCTTCCAACAGTTCTTGAAGCCATGACAAGAGGAGTGAGGTCTGGATTTTTGTGTGTATCGATGGGTGTTGGGACGGTAACGATATAGATATTTGCTTTTTTGATATCTTCTATAGATGTGGTAAAAGATAATTTTTTTGCTTCTTTGAGTTCATCTTCACTCACTTCCAGTGTTCTATCGATTCCCTTTTTTAATTCTTCGATTCTATTTGCGTTGATATCAAATCCAATCGTTTCATACTTTTTGCCAAACTCCACAGCTAGTGGTAAGCCTACGTAGCCAAGGCCGATGATGGATAGGGTCATTCAATGCCTTTTATATATATTATATTATAACTTCACAACAGTTGCTCCAAACCCTCCCATTTGAGGTGGAGCGTCTTCATAGCTTACGACTCTTGGATGGTTTTTCAAAAACTCTCGTACCGCACGTGCCAGTTTCCCGCTTCCTACACCATGATAGATCAACACCTCATCAAACCCTGCCACTAACGCATCGCTGAGAAACTTGTCTGTTTTTTCCAAAGCCTCTTCAACCCTTAAACCATGCAGATCCAGTTTCACAGAAAGTGCTTTCGGTTTGCTTACGTGCACTTTTGAAGCGCTCTTTTTCTTTTGTGGCATAGATGATCGTTTCAGTTCGCTGAGAGGGACTCTGAGTTTCATGCCATCAGCCTCGATCATCGCCTCTTTTCCTCGGATGGAGAGGATCACACCTCTTGTTTTTCGATATTTTACACTGTCACCTACTTTCAACTCTTCTGGCTCTTTTTCTTTGAGTTTAGCCGATTTAGCAATTTGGGAAGCTTTCGTAAGGTGCCTGTGCAGCTCTTTTTCCTCCTTTGCTCTGAGAGCTTTTTTCGCCTCACTTACCGCCTCTTGATAGATCTGTTCAAGTTTTCTTTTCTCGCTTTTTAGCATCTCATGAAACTTCTCCCGCTCTTCTTGCAAAAGCATTCTTTCTCGTGTAACACGTGAAAGTTCAAGGTTTAATTTTTGATTTTTCTCTTTCAAAGCGCGTTCAAGTTCACTGCCCCGCTCGATCAGTTCGCTCAGTTTTTCCTGATCTTCTCCATACTCTTTTTTCGCTCTTTGGACGATACCAAGAGGGATGCCATAACGTCTTGCGGTCTCGAAAGCATAGCTTTTACCGATGATTCCTTGCAAGAACTCATACGTAGGCACCCCTTTTTCCTCATCATACATCGCAGCCACCAGTTCCACATCTTCATGAGCAGCCATCAAGGAGGCAAGTCGTTTGTGGTGGGTGGTAATGGCTATTTTGATATCTTTTTTCATCAGCTCTTCGATAATCACTTTAAACAGTGTCGCTGCTTCGTCACTGTCCGTTCCGAGCTCTATCTCATCCACACCTACCAAAAGATGGTTTTTTGAAAAAAGTCTTGAAAATTCTAGCATCCTTCCAGCAAACGTGGAGATATCGTTTTTGACATTTTGGGGATCTTCGATGATTGGTAAGATCTCTTTGAATCTGCCGATATGGCTTTTTGGATCACACTGCATCGGTATAAGATATTTGGCCATATAGGCTGAAGCGAGGATCGATTTCAAAAGCATCGTTTTCCCGCCCGCATTGACACCCGTGATGATAAGCACTTTTTTATCAAACACTAGATCAACGGGCTTTGGATACACTATGGCAGGATGGGCAAAGCTTTTTAGGATGATCTTGTTATCGTTTTTTGGAAGGATGATATGGAGATTTTTGGCTTTTGCGAAACGAACTCTGGCTTGATAGTGATCGAACCTGTCAAATGCCCGGTTGATAAAGTGTAAAAATTTGAGATATTTATGAAACTTGGTACTGATACTTTTTTGAATTTCATAATGGATCTCTTCTACTTGGCTCAGAAGATCGGCTTCTTTGGATTTGAGCTCTTTGATATCTTGCGGCAGCACATAGAAAAATCCGCCGCTGCTTCTTCCAATGACAGTCGCTTTGAGAACATGGTTAAACCCTCCCCGAACAAGCAGAGCCTCTTCACCACCCACAAAATGGATCTGTCTGTCCACCAAATAGCTTTGCAGTTTTTTGGCGTTTATCAAAGCCTGGAGTTTTTGTCTGATTTGGGTTTTTGTATGGGATAGAGCATTTTCCAAAACCACAAGTCGCTCATCGATTTCGCTTTTTATGTTCCCTTTTTCATCAAAATATCCATCGATTTGCGTTATCTCTTCAGGAATTTCAATGCTTTGGAGCCACTCTCCCATATTTCCTTCAAACGCCAAAGATTTGAGATACGTAAAATAGCGTACGATTTTGACAAACTCGAAAATCTCAGAAAGTGTCAGTACTCCCTGCTTTTTCAATCTCATCAGTGCTTCATCGAGACACTGCACTTTTGGAGGCTCTTTAAACGTACAGGACCAAAGCTGCATCAAAAATTCGTAATGAATATGGACATCACCCTCCATCGCCAAAGGTTTTGGCCTTGCAAAAAAGTCTCGCAATTGATCCAAAAAATCTGTAAGATCCAGCTTCTTTTCTAAATCCACGCTTTTTCCTTGTAGTTTGTTATCACTATTTCTTGAACTTTCTCTCTTTTTTTTGCATTGGCATTGATGATATGTGATTTTTTAATCATCGTTATACCATATTTTTCATAGAGATCTATAATTTTTGGATGAGCTATGTTGCTTTGCATCCAGTAGACCTTTTTGGAATCCAGTGCGTGACAGATATGTGCCAGTTTTTGATGACTTTCATACAAAAAAAGCTGCTTGGTATAGGAGGCAAATCCGGCATTGTGCCCTTGCGAAAGATAGGGAGGATCGAGATAGACAAAGCTTTTGGGCCCAACTTTTTCTAAAGCCTTTGTAAAATCACAACACTCTATCACGACACCCTGTAAAGCTTCATGTGCTTTGTAAAGTGTCTCTTTATCACAGATATTTGGCTTTTTATGTTTCCCCATAGGGACGTTGAAATGGCCTTTGCTATTGACACGATAAAGGCCATTGTAGCAGGTTTTATTGAGATAGATAAAGCGTGCGGCTCGCGTTACCGGATCGATAGAAAAAAAATCTTCAGATCGATCCCATGAGCGGATCTCATAGTACAAAGCTTCATTGTGCATTTTCGAAAAATCTTTCAACGTTTCGATAAGCGGTTCGATTCTTTTTTGAACGACTTGAAATGCATTGACCAGTTCACTGTTTCGATCGCTTAAAAAGACTTTTTTCCCTTCAAGGATACCTTGGTTGTATAGTTCAAAAAAAAATGCCCCTCCTCCTAAAAAGGGCTCATGGTATTCACAAAAATCGAGAGGAACCATTTGTGCAAGTTTTTTGGCAATCGTTTTTTTGCCACCAGCCCATTTTACAAACGGCTTCGCTCTACTTCCCATCTACCTTGCAGCTATCTATCGGGACAACAAGCCCTTCATATTTTGTCCCCTCTTTTCCCATGAAAACAAGCGTCCCACTGATAAAATTAAAGCTCTTTTTATTTACTTTTCGCTGTATTCCG
The Nitratiruptor sp. SB155-2 genome window above contains:
- a CDS encoding glycosyltransferase family 2 protein translates to MSKISVIIPIYNEEKYIAKCLDSIIEQEYPKDKMEVLLIDGGSSDKTIDIIKEYQKKYQFFKLLHNPKKVVSIAMNIGIKNAKGEYVIRLDAHSFYPRDYFSKLIHWHKKLNADNVGGVVITEVKNKTKTSNAIKNVLSDRLGVGSAFRSGVKKIQEVDTVPFGCYKKEIFNKIGLYDERLIRNQDIEFNKRLKKSGGKIYLVPDITCTYYARENFKDLAKNSFENGKWNILTAYYTKTLSSLSLRHFIPLLFVLTLLISLILSFFSSWMLYLFLFLLTLYLIIIILRSLQIKKDTSLLHQILAFLVLHFSYGVGSLAGLYDVLKMKIKGM
- a CDS encoding glycosyltransferase family 9 protein — encoded protein: MKKILIFHNGGIGDTIMATPIMQMLYDNGYEIDLILHSVLNKTILTGLDKFENIYVIDKKIHLLFFALKNFKKYDYLVGTVGADVNKLQKLALLLGVKEWFGKSNGKDRHRIDENIDVIKRLLHRSQVKRSPYIYLRKNEKIIEKYIDKNRKNLGFAIGSGKNQKFKRWGIENYKELFKKYQDENILVFIGPDEMDLKKQLRECKNITVVNESLKDTIAIINHLDLLVGNDNGLMHIGYALKKKTLTLHGMTNRLEIGGYNEKINHYIDLELSCRQSECFDSKIWGIRCIKDSFECLDKITPKMVSDKIDAIFKENR
- a CDS encoding glycosyltransferase; this translates as MKILFIPHVPNKNVVNRVYELAKNSGGIVLDWYIDNSSLKSKIFSQTKTLLQTFLLNENFLLMPLLFKPESLAPQINTFLLNQAIKKYKIDVVVNANALLFDVHNIEVPVIYDLVDDHLTQNISIGLTEKRVKKVEKDIKHAKGVMCVTEAIEEKVKKIHPKTITIENGVYIDKFKKARTLKKEFGFENKKVFGYIGGVEEWTGIEKACEAYIQIKSSQTAMIVVGDSKNSFFRNVKKRFKNDILFIGTVAPDEVVNYFKTLDIGLIPFDLNDFTNNAFPIKALEYGLGGAQVIATPLKVLEQKRLPYIHFCPIEDFPNKMQRIEKKEFSYDFTSYSWQNQAQKLLQFIKDVL
- a CDS encoding lipopolysaccharide biosynthesis protein translates to MKKLLLSSSFITVLVMGINFLFKIYLSYKISKHELGLFYTFMDLIAIGVMAFSGFKDSLVKAFDEEYFKGVVYWYLISFWGLFIITCCFEIIYYNYFFEYKIFPLYYLVIMLFVNALAIFFSYFNAAWKQYRVMLFENLFMAIGLVGSFFILSSFLDDLNSLFLAFVFSYLIKVFFIYKFSELKFTYEKFTFNQVKDFFKNNILTALMYFFSGLGISLASLIIIKLFRDIDFLSEYQVVIRSIFFSLVSIFVFPLNSFTFPEISKLIARGMIDEIKRFDRKLIFYLSIFFLVIIVSLFLTPFIVKFIFPREYEKSYKMLNLLLPTLPFLAYTTFSLNILKGFNRFDLALRVRVFGFLLFLSVVALFYIMHFDAKSVIYSFIVSFLGMFLLALKYKKRLLNENTLYSSCTK
- a CDS encoding CDP-alcohol phosphatidyltransferase family protein, with product MVIEKKHIEQVFKQRNWWDLIINLKISLIITKYLANKTKITPNQVTLLSLIVAIFAGIAFWKEYYILGAFLYQFSYILDIVDGALARVTHQTSKFGAFLDVFTDWIKAPVLFVILFLKFNQVYLLIVLLLLLFFNCLVNKYNDMLYYQGSKSITKDLENSHEKNLLKRYLLFMKEKHIQPFPSTIEVEALLLFFYPIFQHVIFVYMAFAILIFQFVLKFYAIIKKIQ
- a CDS encoding CDP-alcohol phosphatidyltransferase family protein, coding for MIIKYTDILSYYVYQKIAYQLTLLLSKTKMTPNQITTVSLLLGIFAAASFFYEYRVLSFLLLHLSFLFDCVDGQLARATKQLSKKGTFLDNISDRIVENAILLVFVYRYNFSSGNLLIFLNMLYSYIQDILIYSHVQFEKLNKREKIIFSPIYFLNRSFVILFLSISLFYPKILLFLVFLYALGIVFYFYRIFKW
- a CDS encoding adenylyltransferase/cytidyltransferase family protein — its product is MQRVLTYGTFDMFHIGHLNLLKRAKALGDELYVGVSTDEFNKLKNKDIFIPYEDRVEIVKSIRYVDFVFPENSWEQKIEDIKKYNINIFVMGSDWKGKFDYLQQYCQVVYLERTDNISTTLLKDRLKKYLDINIENLKKLQYEVDKLIKHFE
- a CDS encoding methyltransferase domain-containing protein produces the protein MKQQFYKIFGFLHTLKYPNILQVSIESLYDETVFDNTTHLKLAADWLLFMQNEDGGYSRKFSFIDGRDKSYIETTGYLIPSMWRVGEYLKEDSYIKSAKRAGEWLLSVQNEDGSFSEIDHHEPFAFDTGQCLIGLNFLYKKMKDLKYLEVAKKAAYWLINNQEKDGSWKRVAYNKQPHTYYSRVAAAMYIYGNLADDEKIKEAALKSIAWVLSKQDGNDFFQLSSFLEGVPPFLHTLIYVLEGLLDVFELNRDKKILEAILKNANRFKEINLNRDLILCSQYDSSFNCVNKERCMTGLAQWAGVALRLYKITNDEDYKKCAINTIFYLKAKQLKSSIMQGGFSASIPFWGKYGSFDFVNWTNKFFIDALLEYENLSKEIEQENFVKNAFNIFSDVVTNNLSYMDKEYIRRLKNILSKNKKIKVLDVGCGKGAIINELQKEFKNIEFFGLDPGFEEENILKSSVYNIPFKDNFFDVVMAFEVLQHTYIDSALKEIKRVLKNNGEIIIGDRNPYSILGILKPILEFKGKWMYPFDSPFREKWYSEKEWEKILKENGFKLENIEVIEGNGKRFVNRYYFLKGKVLCNEC
- the wecB gene encoding non-hydrolyzing UDP-N-acetylglucosamine 2-epimerase; this encodes MKILITFGTRPEAIKMAPVIKVLEKEKSFETRVCVTAQHRLMLDQVLALFEIEPNYDLNLMQPGQDLYDITSRVLLRMKDVLDDFKPDIVLVHGDTATTFAASLASFYQKIKVGHVEAGLRTYNLYSPWPEEANRELTGVLANYHFAPTKSARENLIKENKDPKSIVVTGNTVIDALFLALNKIKNNQDFEYKIFDTINTQYKLQDDRKIILVTSHRRENFGEGFKKICEALKTIALKNPDIDIVYPVHLNPNVQKPVKEILSNIINIHLIEPLSYEEFVYLMDRSYFIITDSGGIQEEAPSLGKPVLVMRDTTERPEAVEAGTVKLVGTDKEKIVKEAQQLIDDKQAYEKMAMARNPYGDGKASERIKEFLIETTIL